One window of the Mycobacterium sp. SVM_VP21 genome contains the following:
- a CDS encoding enoyl-CoA hydratase/isomerase family protein, translating into MGLDSLTSLTVTHEGPVARVCISHGEINLMDATMMGDLWRLVKWLRAAGDTVRVVVLESANPDFFIAHVDLALLAASVENTEAACGSFQDLVGAFRALDQVTIGVVAGRVAGGGMELLVNLDLRFAVTGRALFNQIETGIGVIPAGSGPQHLLHLLGRGRALEVILAHDDLDAGLAERYGLVNRALDADVVGPFLDRLVQRIATVPLADIADVKATLAAPDLAAGLAVERSAFAQMLGRGTALPKMQRFLAAGGQTLDGERRLAELVADLEQTEPA; encoded by the coding sequence ATGGGTCTCGATTCGCTGACGTCGCTGACGGTCACCCACGAGGGACCGGTGGCCCGGGTGTGCATCAGCCACGGCGAGATCAACCTGATGGACGCCACCATGATGGGCGACCTGTGGCGACTGGTGAAGTGGCTGCGCGCGGCGGGCGACACCGTACGGGTGGTGGTTTTGGAAAGCGCCAACCCCGACTTCTTCATCGCCCACGTGGACCTGGCGCTGCTGGCTGCCTCGGTCGAGAACACCGAGGCCGCATGCGGCTCCTTCCAGGACCTGGTCGGCGCCTTCCGCGCGCTGGACCAGGTCACCATCGGGGTGGTCGCCGGGCGGGTGGCCGGTGGCGGGATGGAGCTGCTGGTCAACCTCGATCTGCGGTTTGCGGTCACCGGCCGAGCGCTGTTCAACCAGATCGAGACCGGGATCGGCGTCATCCCGGCCGGCTCGGGTCCGCAACACCTACTTCACCTACTGGGCCGGGGCCGGGCGCTGGAGGTCATCCTCGCCCACGACGACCTCGACGCGGGCCTCGCCGAGCGCTACGGGCTGGTCAACCGGGCGTTGGACGCGGACGTCGTCGGACCCTTCCTGGACCGGCTGGTGCAGCGCATCGCCACGGTGCCGCTGGCCGACATCGCCGATGTCAAGGCCACCCTGGCCGCCCCGGACCTCGCCGCGGGCCTGGCGGTGGAGCGCTCCGCGTTCGCCCAGATGCTCGGCCGCGGCACCGCGCTGCCGAAGATGCAACGCTTTCTGGCCGCGGGCGGCCAGACCCTTGATGGCGAACGCCGACTGGCCGAGCTGGTTGCCGACCTAGAGCAGACGGAGCCGGCGTGA
- a CDS encoding SDR family oxidoreductase: MSGVQDRVVVVTGAGGGLGREYALTLAREGACVVVNDLGGARDGTGAGHNMADQVVAEIKEAGGRAVANYDSVADAEGAANIIKTAIDEFGKVDGVVSNAGILRDGTFHKMTSESWDAVLQVHLYGGYNVVRAAWPHFREQSYGRVVVATSTSGLFGNFGQANYGAAKLGLVGMINTLAIEGAKYNIKANAIAPIAATRMTEDILPPEVLAKLKPEYVAPVVAYLCTEEVAETGSVFIAGGGKVQRTALFENAGATFENPPSVDEIAAQWSTIADLSAAKSASFSL; this comes from the coding sequence ATGTCCGGAGTGCAGGATCGTGTTGTCGTCGTCACCGGAGCCGGTGGTGGGTTGGGCCGCGAATACGCCCTGACCTTGGCCCGCGAGGGGGCCTGTGTGGTGGTCAACGATCTCGGTGGTGCCCGCGACGGGACCGGTGCCGGGCACAACATGGCCGACCAGGTAGTCGCTGAGATCAAAGAGGCCGGCGGCCGGGCCGTCGCCAACTACGACAGCGTCGCCGACGCCGAGGGCGCGGCCAACATCATCAAGACTGCGATCGACGAGTTCGGGAAGGTCGACGGCGTAGTCAGCAACGCCGGCATCCTGCGTGACGGCACCTTCCACAAGATGACGTCGGAGAGCTGGGACGCCGTGCTGCAGGTGCACCTCTACGGCGGATACAACGTGGTGCGCGCGGCGTGGCCGCACTTCCGCGAGCAGAGCTACGGCCGCGTGGTCGTCGCCACCTCCACCAGCGGACTGTTCGGCAACTTCGGGCAGGCCAACTACGGCGCCGCCAAGCTCGGCCTGGTCGGCATGATCAACACGCTGGCCATCGAGGGTGCCAAGTACAACATCAAGGCCAACGCGATCGCCCCCATTGCGGCAACCCGGATGACCGAGGACATCCTGCCGCCGGAGGTGCTGGCCAAGCTCAAGCCCGAATACGTCGCACCGGTGGTGGCCTACCTGTGCACCGAAGAGGTCGCCGAGACCGGCTCGGTGTTCATCGCCGGCGGCGGCAAGGTGCAGCGGACCGCGCTGTTCGAAAACGCCGGCGCCACCTTCGAGAACCCGCCGTCGGTTGACGAGATCGCGGCGCAGTGGTCGACGATCGCGGACCTTTCAGCGGCCAAGTCGGCCAGTTTCTCGCTGTAA
- a CDS encoding TetR/AcrR family transcriptional regulator, with the protein MGAVLSRQAYFETGFEVLSELGYGGLKLAEVCNRLGVTTGSFYHYFASWPVYTRDLVQHWLDERTLQHVEFVRAIPDPRQRLDSLIQIGLTLPHGAEAAIRSWSSADARVYAVQAEVDQQRFDILFESAQEVLHDKRQAQLFANWAIYLLIGYEQALLPRDAATFEWIAAQLLDALDSGRFATASDDPPGKSSTAS; encoded by the coding sequence ATGGGCGCGGTTCTCTCTCGACAGGCGTACTTCGAGACCGGTTTCGAAGTGCTGTCCGAATTAGGCTACGGCGGCCTCAAGCTCGCCGAAGTCTGCAACCGGCTCGGCGTAACGACGGGCTCGTTCTACCACTACTTCGCCAGCTGGCCGGTTTACACCCGTGATCTGGTTCAACACTGGCTGGATGAGCGCACCCTCCAGCACGTGGAGTTCGTACGCGCGATACCCGACCCGCGGCAGCGCCTCGACAGCCTGATTCAGATCGGCCTGACCCTGCCCCACGGGGCCGAAGCCGCCATCCGGTCCTGGAGCTCGGCGGACGCCCGGGTTTACGCGGTGCAGGCCGAAGTAGATCAGCAACGTTTCGACATCCTCTTCGAATCGGCGCAGGAAGTCCTCCACGACAAACGCCAGGCGCAACTGTTCGCAAACTGGGCGATCTATCTGCTGATCGGGTACGAGCAGGCTCTGCTGCCGCGCGACGCCGCCACGTTCGAGTGGATCGCCGCCCAATTGCTCGACGCGCTCGACTCCGGGAGGTTTGCCACGGCGTCCGACGACCCGCCCGGCAAGTCGTCTACAGCGAGCTGA
- a CDS encoding nuclear transport factor 2 family protein — translation MTKPQFSRAELAAAFDVFEQTVARAAETQDWDAWVAHYTPDVEYVEHAMGTMHGRDEVRSWIRKTMSTFPGSYMTEFPALWTVIDEDGGRIICELDNPMRDPGDGTIISATNISIVTYAGDGLWSRQEDIYNPLRFVAASMKWCRKAQELGTLDDEAAAWMKQFGGNV, via the coding sequence ATGACGAAACCGCAGTTCAGCCGCGCAGAACTCGCGGCCGCATTTGATGTGTTCGAGCAGACCGTCGCTCGCGCCGCCGAGACCCAGGACTGGGATGCCTGGGTGGCGCACTACACCCCCGACGTCGAATACGTCGAACACGCGATGGGCACCATGCACGGGCGCGACGAGGTGCGCAGCTGGATCCGCAAGACCATGTCGACCTTCCCGGGCAGCTACATGACCGAGTTCCCGGCACTGTGGACCGTCATCGACGAGGACGGCGGGCGCATCATCTGCGAGCTGGACAACCCCATGCGCGACCCGGGCGACGGCACCATCATCAGCGCCACCAACATCTCGATCGTCACCTACGCCGGCGACGGCCTGTGGTCCCGCCAGGAGGACATCTACAACCCGCTGCGCTTCGTCGCCGCGAGCATGAAATGGTGCCGCAAAGCCCAGGAGCTCGGCACCCTCGACGACGAAGCGGCCGCCTGGATGAAGCAATTCGGAGGAAACGTATGA
- a CDS encoding NAD-dependent epimerase/dehydratase family protein, with protein MSRKPKLVIGANGFLGSHVTRQLVDAGEDVRVMVRPSANTIAIDHLDVTRFHGDIFDSATLAEAMAGCDDVYYCVVDTRAWLRDPSPLFRTNVEGTRNVLAVAKDADLRRFVFTSSYATVGRRRGHVANEDDIINPRGLTPYVQSRVQAEELVLRSAEAGLPAVAMCVSTTYGDGDWGRTPHGAFIAGAAFGKLPFLMKGIELEVVGVDDAARAMILAADRGRNGQRYLISERLIPLQDVVKIAADEAGMPAPSRSISVPALYALGALGSLRASLTGKDAELSLKSVRMMRAEAPVDHSKAVRELGWQPRPVEESIREAARFWMKLRNAKKRGSPA; from the coding sequence ATGAGCCGCAAGCCCAAGCTTGTCATCGGGGCCAACGGGTTCCTGGGATCGCACGTCACCCGCCAGCTCGTCGACGCCGGAGAAGACGTACGGGTGATGGTGCGCCCGAGCGCCAACACCATCGCCATCGACCATCTCGACGTCACGCGGTTCCACGGCGACATCTTCGATTCGGCCACCCTGGCCGAGGCGATGGCCGGCTGCGACGACGTTTACTACTGCGTCGTGGACACCCGCGCGTGGCTGCGGGACCCGAGCCCGCTGTTCCGCACCAACGTCGAGGGCACCCGCAACGTCCTGGCAGTGGCCAAAGATGCCGACCTGCGCCGATTCGTGTTCACCAGCAGCTACGCCACCGTGGGCCGGCGTCGCGGTCACGTCGCCAACGAGGACGACATCATCAACCCGCGCGGACTGACGCCCTATGTCCAGTCCCGGGTGCAGGCCGAAGAGCTGGTGCTGCGCAGCGCCGAAGCCGGCCTGCCCGCTGTCGCGATGTGTGTGTCCACCACCTACGGCGACGGCGACTGGGGTCGGACCCCGCACGGAGCGTTCATCGCCGGGGCAGCGTTCGGGAAGCTGCCGTTCCTGATGAAAGGGATCGAGCTGGAAGTGGTCGGGGTCGACGACGCCGCCCGCGCGATGATCCTGGCCGCCGACCGTGGACGCAACGGCCAGCGTTACCTGATTTCCGAGCGGTTGATCCCGCTGCAGGACGTGGTCAAGATCGCGGCCGACGAAGCGGGTATGCCGGCGCCGTCGCGTTCGATCTCGGTGCCGGCGCTGTATGCGCTGGGCGCACTCGGCAGCCTGCGGGCGAGCCTGACCGGTAAGGATGCCGAGCTGAGCCTGAAGTCGGTGCGGATGATGCGCGCCGAAGCTCCGGTCGATCACAGCAAGGCGGTGCGCGAGCTCGGCTGGCAGCCACGACCGGTTGAGGAATCGATTCGGGAAGCGGCGCGTTTCTGGATGAAACTGCGGAACGCCAAGAAACGAGGTTCGCCGGCATGA
- a CDS encoding VOC family protein yields the protein MTSPKPAVGLHHAAYACADLEATNHFYEDLLGLPLVHTEVEHLQEGFFRHVFYDLGDGSCIAFFDLHGVGEKPDWSSSLSRPNGLPVWVNHFAFRATEEKQNEVRARMDAAGIKALMDVDHGWCHSLYYLDPNGIMIELCRDTPGFEPDPEQAHKLLNSTERAADPKVVTSKTTTTQLG from the coding sequence GTGACGTCCCCTAAGCCCGCCGTCGGCTTGCACCACGCCGCCTACGCCTGCGCCGACCTGGAGGCCACGAACCACTTCTACGAGGACCTGCTGGGATTGCCACTGGTGCACACCGAAGTCGAGCACCTGCAAGAAGGCTTCTTCCGCCATGTGTTCTACGACCTCGGCGACGGCTCGTGCATCGCGTTCTTCGACCTGCACGGCGTCGGGGAGAAGCCCGACTGGTCCAGCTCGTTGTCACGTCCGAACGGACTGCCGGTCTGGGTGAACCACTTCGCGTTCCGGGCCACCGAAGAGAAGCAGAACGAAGTCCGGGCCCGGATGGACGCCGCCGGCATCAAGGCGCTGATGGACGTCGACCACGGCTGGTGCCACTCGCTGTACTACCTGGATCCCAACGGCATCATGATCGAGCTGTGCCGCGACACTCCCGGGTTCGAACCCGACCCCGAGCAGGCACACAAGTTGCTGAACAGCACCGAGCGGGCCGCTGACCCCAAGGTGGTCACGTCGAAGACGACCACCACCCAGCTCGGCTGA
- a CDS encoding DNA-3-methyladenine glycosylase 2 family protein has product MPSGPVTACIVQVAPDAVDCAAWGAGAAEFLDGAPGLLGVHDDPADFAPTDPTVIAAYRRVPHLRLGRTGRVLEALIPAVLEQRVPGADAFRAWRLLVTEFGSPAPGPAPSRMRVPPSAQTWRTIPSWKFHRANVDGGRARTIVGCAGRADALERLVARPAAEARAALTSLPGVGEWTAAETAQRAFGDADALSVGDYHLATMIGRTLLGLPLDEVFTDEAMVELMEPMRPHRHRVVRLLIDSGLAVSKRRGPRLALQRISSL; this is encoded by the coding sequence ATGCCCAGCGGACCGGTGACGGCGTGCATCGTCCAGGTCGCGCCCGATGCGGTGGATTGCGCGGCCTGGGGCGCCGGCGCCGCGGAGTTTCTTGACGGGGCACCGGGTTTGTTGGGCGTCCACGACGACCCGGCCGACTTCGCGCCGACCGATCCGACGGTGATCGCTGCCTACCGGCGCGTGCCGCACCTGCGGCTGGGTCGCACCGGCCGGGTGCTCGAGGCACTCATCCCGGCGGTGCTCGAGCAGCGGGTACCGGGCGCCGATGCCTTCCGGGCCTGGCGGCTGCTGGTCACCGAGTTCGGCTCACCGGCTCCCGGTCCGGCGCCATCACGAATGCGGGTGCCGCCGTCGGCGCAAACCTGGCGGACCATCCCGTCCTGGAAGTTCCATCGGGCCAACGTCGATGGCGGGCGGGCGCGCACCATCGTCGGGTGCGCGGGGCGCGCGGACGCCCTGGAACGGCTGGTGGCCCGCCCGGCCGCGGAGGCCCGAGCCGCACTGACGTCGCTGCCCGGCGTCGGCGAGTGGACCGCGGCCGAAACCGCGCAGCGTGCATTCGGTGATGCCGACGCCTTATCGGTCGGGGACTATCACCTTGCGACGATGATCGGCCGCACGCTGCTCGGCCTGCCGCTCGACGAGGTGTTCACCGACGAAGCCATGGTCGAACTGATGGAGCCAATGCGGCCGCACCGGCACCGCGTGGTTCGGTTGCTGATCGACAGCGGGCTCGCAGTCAGCAAACGACGGGGGCCGCGGCTGGCCCTGCAGCGGATCAGCTCGCTGTAG
- a CDS encoding cytochrome P450, protein MGTLDFDFRDPELHADPLAYQRRFAEAEPVHRNSQGLWVLTRYADVLAMLRDERASTDRRNLYRNKLDPGRPYLTHVEHNLFYRSGDDHRRLRAPLSRAFTPRALASFEAEVASRARSLAAGLDPGGFDLVAEFAKPLPLGAIATLLGVPDSELDNLATWSMALIAALEPAASRTVFTAADDAAAGMKALLADLLVLRRADPGHDLLSVVATSGLPLSDDELLHNAIFLLSAGHDTTTAVLTGAAALLIDDPGQRGLLADSPHAVDELVRMISPALMISRVASAPIEVGDRNNTVIETGAPILLGLAAANRDPAMFPDPDRLDLARSQTGHLGFGFGPHVCLGAPLARMQIRLGLLALFDRFPELTAQAPPHREPSAVLTSYRSYPLAGHR, encoded by the coding sequence ATGGGCACGCTCGACTTCGACTTCCGCGACCCGGAGCTGCACGCCGATCCGTTGGCGTATCAGCGACGGTTCGCCGAAGCCGAGCCGGTGCACCGCAACAGCCAGGGGCTGTGGGTGCTGACCCGCTACGCCGACGTGCTGGCGATGCTGCGCGACGAGCGAGCCAGCACCGACCGGCGAAACCTGTACCGCAACAAGCTCGATCCGGGTCGCCCGTATCTGACCCACGTGGAGCACAACCTGTTCTACCGCTCCGGTGACGACCACCGCCGGCTACGGGCGCCGCTGTCGCGGGCGTTCACGCCGCGGGCGCTGGCCTCCTTCGAAGCCGAAGTCGCCTCCCGGGCACGGTCTTTGGCGGCCGGACTGGACCCGGGAGGATTCGACCTGGTGGCAGAGTTCGCCAAGCCGTTGCCGCTGGGGGCGATAGCCACTTTGCTGGGGGTGCCCGACAGCGAACTGGACAACCTGGCGACCTGGTCGATGGCGCTGATCGCGGCGCTGGAACCGGCGGCATCTCGCACCGTTTTCACTGCCGCGGACGACGCCGCCGCCGGGATGAAGGCCCTGCTCGCCGATCTGCTGGTGCTGCGCCGCGCCGATCCCGGCCACGACCTGCTGTCGGTGGTGGCCACCAGCGGACTGCCACTGTCCGACGATGAGCTGCTGCACAACGCCATCTTCTTGTTGTCGGCCGGACATGACACCACCACGGCCGTGCTGACCGGGGCGGCCGCCTTGCTGATCGACGACCCTGGGCAACGCGGCCTGCTGGCCGACTCCCCGCATGCCGTTGACGAACTGGTCCGAATGATCAGCCCGGCCCTGATGATCTCCCGGGTGGCCAGCGCGCCGATCGAAGTCGGTGACCGGAACAACACCGTGATCGAGACCGGTGCCCCAATCCTGCTCGGGTTGGCGGCCGCCAACCGGGACCCGGCGATGTTCCCCGACCCCGACCGGCTGGACCTGGCCCGCTCGCAGACCGGCCACCTGGGATTCGGGTTCGGTCCGCATGTCTGCCTGGGCGCGCCGTTGGCCCGTATGCAGATCCGGTTGGGCCTGCTGGCCCTGTTCGACCGTTTCCCCGAGTTGACGGCGCAGGCGCCGCCGCACCGCGAGCCGAGTGCCGTGTTGACCAGCTACCGTTCCTATCCACTGGCGGGTCACCGATAG
- a CDS encoding DUF427 domain-containing protein: MTHGHSGRRPIHIPSDEYPITVTPTGRQVTVRIGGEIIADSGNALTLQESNHPAVQYIPLSDVKTDLLTRTQTTSYCPFKGDAAYYSVTTVAGQTIADAIWTYEQPFPAVAPIAGHVAFYPDKADISVAEA, translated from the coding sequence ATGACACACGGACATTCAGGCAGACGACCGATACACATCCCGAGTGACGAGTACCCGATCACCGTGACCCCGACCGGGCGGCAGGTCACGGTGCGGATTGGTGGCGAGATCATCGCCGACAGCGGCAACGCGCTCACCCTGCAGGAGTCGAATCACCCTGCGGTGCAGTACATTCCACTGTCCGATGTCAAGACCGATCTGCTGACCCGCACCCAGACCACCAGCTATTGTCCGTTCAAGGGCGATGCCGCCTACTACAGTGTCACCACCGTGGCCGGCCAGACGATCGCCGACGCGATCTGGACCTACGAGCAGCCTTTCCCGGCGGTTGCGCCGATCGCCGGGCACGTCGCGTTCTACCCAGACAAGGCCGACATCAGCGTCGCTGAAGCCTGA
- a CDS encoding nuclear transport factor 2 family protein, whose protein sequence is MATPFDDPQAELAWMFLQGICGDDDLDDIFALVSDDFTWWSILTRQAVDKDELRLEVEQRRLGLRINLELVRCINEHETVVIEALGDCHAADGSHYDSPLAYIVDTQDGRIVSVREYTDTRFAGQLLGL, encoded by the coding sequence ATGGCCACCCCGTTCGACGATCCGCAGGCGGAATTGGCGTGGATGTTCCTGCAGGGCATCTGCGGCGACGACGACCTGGACGATATTTTTGCGCTGGTCAGCGATGACTTCACCTGGTGGAGCATCCTGACCCGCCAGGCCGTCGACAAGGACGAGTTGCGGCTGGAAGTCGAGCAGCGTCGACTCGGCTTACGGATCAACCTGGAGCTGGTCCGGTGCATCAACGAACACGAGACGGTGGTGATCGAAGCGCTGGGCGACTGTCACGCCGCCGACGGTTCGCACTATGACAGCCCGCTGGCGTACATCGTCGACACCCAAGACGGCCGGATCGTCTCGGTGCGCGAGTACACCGACACCCGGTTCGCCGGGCAACTGTTGGGGCTCTAG
- a CDS encoding class I SAM-dependent methyltransferase yields MSALRTHDDTWDIATSVGSTAVMVAAARASETASADPLINDPYAKLLVAGAGTGIWEMLLDDTLVDKVEAIDAEVAAVYHHMRNYQAVRTHFFDAFFADAVAAGIRQVVILASGLDSRAYRLDWPVGTTVYEIDQPKVLAYKEQTLTANSVTPAAERRAVAIDLRQDWPAALTAAGFDPAAPTAWLAEGLLMYLPAEGQDRLFEQITELSAPGSRIAAETAGNHRSDERRQQMAERFKKIAETVGLTQSLDIQDLIYQDEDRASVRGWLDEHGWRAASVPSTAEMRRLNRWVDVSVTDDADAFSEFVTAVRG; encoded by the coding sequence ATGAGCGCACTCCGTACCCACGACGACACCTGGGATATCGCCACCAGCGTCGGCTCGACGGCGGTGATGGTGGCCGCCGCGCGCGCATCCGAAACGGCCAGCGCCGATCCGCTGATCAATGACCCATACGCCAAACTCCTGGTCGCCGGCGCCGGTACCGGGATCTGGGAGATGCTGCTCGACGACACGTTGGTCGACAAGGTGGAGGCCATCGACGCCGAGGTCGCTGCCGTCTATCACCACATGCGCAACTACCAGGCGGTCCGCACCCACTTCTTCGACGCCTTCTTCGCCGACGCGGTGGCCGCCGGCATCCGCCAGGTGGTGATCCTGGCGTCCGGGTTGGACTCGCGCGCCTACCGGCTGGACTGGCCGGTCGGCACCACCGTCTATGAGATCGACCAGCCGAAGGTTCTGGCCTATAAAGAGCAGACCCTGACGGCGAACAGCGTGACGCCGGCGGCCGAGCGCCGCGCGGTGGCAATCGACCTGCGGCAGGACTGGCCGGCCGCGTTGACCGCCGCCGGCTTCGATCCCGCGGCCCCGACCGCATGGCTGGCCGAGGGACTGTTGATGTACCTGCCCGCCGAGGGGCAGGACCGGCTGTTCGAGCAGATCACCGAACTCAGCGCCCCCGGGAGCCGTATCGCGGCGGAGACCGCGGGCAACCACCGCTCCGACGAGCGGCGCCAGCAGATGGCGGAGCGATTCAAGAAGATTGCCGAGACGGTCGGCCTGACGCAGAGTCTGGACATCCAGGATCTGATTTACCAGGACGAGGACCGCGCGTCGGTGCGAGGATGGCTCGACGAGCACGGCTGGCGGGCCGCCTCTGTGCCCTCGACCGCGGAGATGCGCCGGCTGAACCGCTGGGTGGACGTGTCGGTGACGGACGACGCCGACGCGTTCTCGGAGTTCGTCACCGCAGTGCGCGGCTGA
- a CDS encoding TetR/AcrR family transcriptional regulator: MTSADGEVADGSATRPTVRGRDTQARLERAAREVIARKGFFKTTITDITSAAKRSPASFYHYFGSKEDLLASLAEDFRASAKSRAVQALHPGQDLHDIIQESVRAHWDTYREHLGVMVGVFQLAMIDDAFAQRWREMCADAIDWVAQTVRMAQRQGYSPDADPELVGSAIVAMLNHFTYVWLVAGGDVAGRELDEEAAIKTLTDTWYRSVSWRDQGS; this comes from the coding sequence GTGACATCCGCGGACGGCGAAGTCGCGGACGGGTCGGCCACCCGTCCCACCGTCCGGGGCCGCGACACCCAGGCTCGCCTGGAACGGGCGGCCCGCGAGGTGATCGCCCGCAAGGGGTTTTTCAAGACGACGATCACCGACATCACCTCCGCCGCCAAACGCTCGCCGGCGTCGTTCTACCACTACTTCGGGTCCAAGGAAGACCTGCTGGCGTCGCTGGCGGAGGACTTCCGCGCCTCGGCCAAAAGCCGTGCGGTGCAGGCCCTGCACCCGGGCCAGGATCTGCACGACATCATCCAGGAGTCGGTGCGCGCGCACTGGGACACCTATCGCGAGCATCTCGGGGTCATGGTCGGGGTGTTCCAGCTGGCGATGATCGACGACGCGTTCGCCCAGCGCTGGCGGGAGATGTGCGCCGACGCCATCGACTGGGTGGCACAGACGGTGCGAATGGCGCAACGCCAGGGCTATTCACCCGACGCGGACCCGGAACTGGTCGGGTCCGCCATCGTCGCCATGCTCAACCACTTCACCTATGTCTGGCTGGTGGCCGGCGGCGACGTCGCGGGCCGCGAACTGGACGAGGAAGCAGCAATCAAGACGCTCACTGACACCTGGTATCGCTCGGTGAGCTGGCGCGATCAGGGTTCATGA
- a CDS encoding TetR/AcrR family transcriptional regulator, whose amino-acid sequence MTRERIVTAASGVFGELGYHATTFQAIAERAQLTRPAINHYFPSKKLLYQAVLTQAETLFAHAVDHASTEPTLVGQLSSVIVSFTQLGEEDRTVAAFAVTAVVDAQRDPVLKSLVGDIQGAPRAFLAEALTEAINRGELVSTSGMGELTEMLLAVLWGITFYVSLVGNQAAAAGVVATLQALLTQELWQLRQPADGWS is encoded by the coding sequence ATGACCAGGGAACGCATCGTTACTGCCGCCAGCGGCGTTTTCGGCGAATTGGGCTACCACGCAACGACGTTCCAGGCGATAGCGGAGCGCGCACAGCTGACCCGCCCGGCGATCAACCACTATTTTCCAAGCAAGAAGCTGCTCTATCAGGCAGTTCTGACGCAGGCTGAGACCCTGTTCGCGCACGCCGTCGATCACGCGAGCACCGAGCCCACCTTGGTCGGGCAATTGTCTTCGGTCATCGTGAGCTTCACCCAACTCGGCGAAGAGGACCGCACAGTGGCGGCGTTTGCCGTCACTGCGGTGGTGGACGCCCAGCGCGACCCGGTGTTGAAGTCGTTGGTCGGCGACATCCAGGGCGCCCCGCGGGCGTTTCTGGCCGAGGCGCTCACCGAAGCCATCAACCGGGGAGAATTGGTCTCGACCTCGGGTATGGGTGAGCTGACCGAGATGCTGTTGGCCGTGTTGTGGGGTATCACGTTTTATGTCTCACTGGTTGGCAATCAGGCGGCAGCGGCCGGGGTGGTCGCCACACTGCAGGCGCTGTTGACCCAGGAACTCTGGCAGTTGCGTCAGCCAGCCGACGGGTGGAGTTAA
- a CDS encoding alpha/beta hydrolase — MAVTREFVSLTSASAGVNPAGYHPAQGLYWTPAGVKPKVAVIASHYNVDFAEHYLAPLMAEHGYGFLGWNTRYRSGESLFLLEHALLDIAAGVQWLREQAGVETIVLLGNSGGGSLMAAYQSQAIDPHITAVGGGPVPDAVNALPPGDLYVSTQAHAGRPEVLTAWIDPSVTDETDPLSCDPSLDMYAEQNTPPYTPEFIARYRQAQRDRNDRITAWAQAELKRLKAGGTYDRSFSVHRVWADPRYLDASLDPSDRPLNSCYLGDPRRANRAPYNIAAHCTLRTWLSMWSLQTSFCQGAPHLGRITLPSLVIQGTADTGVFPSDAHHIHDSLASTDKQLHFIPGDHYLEQPTDSRTICADLVASWIAERT; from the coding sequence GTGGCAGTAACCCGCGAATTCGTTTCGCTCACTTCGGCATCGGCGGGCGTCAACCCCGCCGGTTATCACCCGGCCCAGGGGCTGTACTGGACCCCGGCCGGCGTCAAGCCGAAGGTGGCGGTGATCGCCAGTCACTACAACGTGGACTTCGCCGAGCACTACCTGGCGCCGCTCATGGCCGAACACGGCTACGGCTTCTTGGGTTGGAACACCCGGTATCGCAGCGGTGAGTCGTTGTTCCTGCTCGAGCACGCACTGCTCGATATCGCGGCCGGCGTGCAATGGCTGCGTGAACAGGCCGGCGTCGAGACGATCGTCTTGCTCGGCAACTCCGGCGGTGGATCGTTGATGGCCGCCTACCAGTCGCAGGCGATAGACCCGCACATCACAGCAGTCGGCGGCGGCCCGGTGCCCGACGCGGTCAATGCGCTGCCGCCCGGCGATCTGTACGTCTCCACCCAGGCGCACGCCGGGCGCCCGGAGGTGCTGACCGCGTGGATCGACCCGTCGGTGACCGACGAGACCGACCCGCTGTCCTGCGACCCGTCTCTGGACATGTACGCCGAGCAGAACACCCCGCCCTACACCCCGGAATTCATCGCCCGCTACCGCCAGGCCCAGCGCGACCGCAATGACCGAATCACCGCGTGGGCGCAGGCAGAACTGAAGCGGCTCAAGGCCGGCGGCACCTACGACCGCTCCTTCTCGGTGCACCGGGTGTGGGCCGACCCGCGTTACCTCGACGCCTCGCTCGATCCGTCGGACCGTCCGCTGAACTCGTGCTACCTGGGTGACCCGAGGCGCGCCAACCGCGCGCCATACAACATCGCCGCGCACTGCACCCTGCGGACCTGGCTGTCCATGTGGAGCCTGCAGACGTCGTTCTGTCAGGGCGCTCCGCACCTGGGCCGGATCACGTTGCCCTCGTTGGTGATCCAGGGCACCGCGGACACCGGCGTCTTCCCCAGCGATGCTCACCACATCCACGACTCGCTGGCCAGCACCGACAAGCAGCTCCATTTCATCCCCGGCGACCACTACCTGGAGCAGCCGACGGACAGCCGCACGATCTGCGCCGATCTGGTGGCGTCCTGGATCGCCGAACGCACCTGA